The DNA region TCTGGTAAAAGAATTCTACTAAAGCCTGCATGTGATTGAAAATACTTTGACATCATTAGTAAAAATGCATAAATAATAATCCACAAATAATGCTTTGGTAGAATGTTTGAAATACCCTTCCTAGCAACTTCCTATAAGTTAGAGAGGCCCATAGGTCTAAACTTTTTCAAGCGAATTGTAACCTTAAACACTTTTGTCATCAACCCCATGGAGAAAATAAGATTCCCGTTTACTCTCGAAGCCAAAAGTTTGAATCACTCACTACCTTATAACAAGAATCATACTCCCAAGAAACATAAACAACAACTATGTTATCAAAAATTATATCATCCCTCTTCGGCTTCTTACAAAAAATATTCCAACGAACTGGTGGATGGAATGTTTCACAATAGTTTTTTACTCCAAATAAAAACCCTCAGTAGAACTTCCATAAGGAGAAATGATCACAAGAATCTTAAGTACCTTCAACATTGTTACTTAGGGAGAAAAATCAATCTCATCCAATAATATAATTTACTACATCAGCCTCAGAGACATGAAGATTGAAAAAAAATACGAAGAATTAAGGGATGGGTGGATGACTGAGGAAGATGACCCAGAAGAAACAAAAGACATGGATATCGACcaaatttggaaaaaaaattcaaaacataGAAAGAGACGtaaaagaaatgaagaaaatgatCTCAAAGGAATGATGATGCTTATGGAATTGAATGATCTCATCTATATATTTTAAATGCTTGGTTTATTAATTTGTTTCAAGTCTTCCGCAATTCTTAATTTCAGTAAACTTATCTTCTTATAATTTGTATTCCTAGTATTCTCTCTTAATAAAACAACATGTTTCGCTTTCCTAATTTCTTAATTTCCCATCTCCACGTATTCAAATTTACCGCAATGCATCTTTACCCGCCTTTTGGATTTTGACAAAGTGGGATAAATATACTCTCAGGGGGGTAGAGTATACTCTCTTCTAATTTGAGGACGAGTTTCATTAATCAAAAtaattttatttctttattttaCCACATCCCTGAGAGATGTGTTGTCATCATAAGAAAAAGGGGAAGAATGTGGAATCTTGATTTGCAAGTTACTTCTAAGTTACATGCCTTAAATACAAACAAAAACTTTTGAATTTAAACTCGTAAAAGTCTTAGGTTTGAGATTCGTGTAATCAAGTCTCTTGTTTAGGCTCGAGATTAACATATGATAAAATCTCTTAAGTTCTTGGTTAGCCCGTGATAAAACCAAGACTAGGTTAAAGCTTAGCTCGGTATTAAACGCTTGTTTCAGTTTGAGATTAGCCCGATGGTAAAATCTCTCGGGTTATTTGTTAGCCTAGTATAAATCCAAGGTTTAGGTTCAAGAGCTCATCCCGGTGTTAAAAACTCCCAAAGTTTCTTTGAAGCTTGAAGACTAATCGCTCCAAGATTCTTACGGAAAGAAGACTAACGCTTTGATCTGCTGTTTGAAGGAAGACTCACTGATTAGCTCCCATGTTTGCTCTTTGGTTGAAAGTTAGCCATAAACTTcatttttccttgtataaggTGGTTCGAGAGTTTAACCTACTTAAAGATCTTAATTTTATTAGATAATTTCAATATAAATTCTTGGGGACAAGGTTAAGTCATTTTTAACTGAACTTGTATAACTCTCGATGTTCCCCTATTCCCTTAACTCTTTACACATTTCACATTTATTTTTCTGCTGCATAATCTTAAACACTTTTGTAAAGATATTTTTAAACTCTGATTTTAAATCTTAAGTTTTTTCAAAACCATGTTTTTCTGAAACACACAATTCATTATCCCTCTTGTGTGTGAGGTCACTTGTCCAACAAAGAGGAATCCTTGCCGCACATAAAGGAGATCAAATTGCAGGATCCCAAGGTTGGATCCTTGCCGCCCTTAGAGCCAGTCACATTGTTTGTTACCAAAGATGGATCCTTATTTCTCTTAGAGGCAATCAAGATGATGATTCCTTGAGAGGGATCCTCACCGCTCTAAGAGGAAATAAAAATGTTGGATCCATAAAAAGGATTCTTGCCGCCCATAGAAGAGATCAAATTGCAAGATACCAAAGAAAGATCCTTTCCGCCCTTAGAGGAGATCATATTGTTGGATCCCAAAGAAGGATCCTTTTTTCCCTTAGAGGCGATCAAATGTTGGATCCCTAAGAAGGATCCTTGTTTCCCTTAGAGGAGATCAAATATTGGATCCCTCAGAGGGAGTCttgccccccccccccctagacacacacacacacacacacacaccacacacacacacacacacacacgcacacacacatacacacactcAAAGAGgtgataaaaatgatgaattcCAAAAAGAGATCCTTGCCACCCATATAGGTGATCAAATTGATGGATCCCATAAAGTGGTCCTTGCCTCCCTTAGAGGCGATCACATTCTTGGACCCCTAAGAGGGATCTTTGCCGTATGAAGAGGCGGTAAAAATGTTGGATCCCTAAGAGGAGTCCATGCCGCCCCTAGAGGGGATCAAGCTCTAAATTCCATAGGAATCCTTAATGTTCCACCGGTAAAAAGAAACCTGGATTACACGTTTGACCTCATGAGAAGTTAGTAATAACAAGTAACCCCAAACGAGGGCTAACATAATCCATATGAATGtacaaaaagtaaaaataaaggTAATGAACATCCTCAGTTTCCTGCCAGCTTTTCCTTCTAGGTTTCCTTTTCTTTCTGCAAGGCCTTCATCGACCACTAGCTTTCAGTATAACCATCTTTATACTTCTTAAGCTTCAGCTCCATCTCATTCTTAGCCTGGTCTCTCCTATCGACATCCTCCAACATCAACATCCTTGGAAAAAGGTTATCCTTCATGACTATGATGGTAGGAGTCGGCTTAGGTTGGAGGGACTGGTAGTCACTAGGAAACTCCTTGGAGAAAGGGAGACGATAACTCATGACTTTGTGGGTATCAAAGTCGGAGTCACTCCACAAAGTTGGAGGAGGTGGTGAAGCCTCGCCTTCGAGCGACTTCTAAATGCTTGCCTCTTCTGGAACAGGAGAGACAATACCAACATCTCTAGAAGAACCCCCATTCAGCCTTTAGAGGAGGTGTGTGATTCCACGGCCTCAAATTTCCCTAGGAGGCGAAAAATCCTCACCTCTTAAAAGGTAAGGTATTTCTTGTCATTTCCCGTGATCACCACAAGATTATCCATCCAGGCTAGGAAAAAAGGGGGTGACATCAGCCCCTAACACTACGAGAAAACCCTTTTCCCCCTCATGCGGTCAAACCTGGCTTTCCAATTTTTGAAGTGGTTGGAGTGAGGTGTAAAATAGGCACTTCCAGGAAGACCTTTTAAATACACCCAGTCACCTTTCATAGGTCTGGTAGCATAAAATGAGAAAAACTCCTACAATAGGAGAAATCTCCAGCTCCCCTTATGTCATCTCAAAAGCCCTAATAAAACCTCAACTATTAGGAAACAATTAGCAAGGCGCAACATTGATGGCCTTTAAGACCTCCACGATAAAAGGGGAATAGGGCAGGAGAACCCTCATATCCTTAAATAAGGGAAGTTAGAAGTAGAAATAAGGGGATAGAGGATAAGAAGATACGAGAATGGTCACCCTCTCCGATGGTGAACGTGTCTTTAGTATAACCGTTTTGTTGTCTTCTGAGAAATAAATCTCGACATCTATTTAGAAAAAGACGATTTGTTCATCAGAAGTGTAGTAAGGTCCAATGTCATTGGTATCTTTAGTCAGACGGAAGGGGCATCAATTATCTTTTTGTTATTGGGAAAATATAAGAACAAAAAGAAATCCCCAGTCGAGTCGCAACTGTCAAAGGGGATGATTGTAATCCTCAAATCCTACAACTCTACACTAACCTAAACCATATTTCAAAAATCAACTCACAATACCTACTCATAACTACTACAGAAGGAAGGGAAAAAATAAATAATCCATACCTGAGAGGGTTGTGAGCGAAGTGTCGAAGGTCTGCAAAGAAGTTATGCGGTCCAAAGGAGATTGCAGAAATCGTGAAAACAAAATAGAGCAAGAAAGTAAAGGAAAAGCTTTTATAAGAGAGTTAAAACCACCAACCTTTTAGACTCTTCCATAATTTTGAAAAACTCAGCACACTTCTAACACGTTACAATGACGTTTAAGGTCTCGAAAAATTAGTTATCATTACTTATACTAAATGGAAGTAAGTTTTATTGTTTGAAAGATTGACTGATATTCCCAACTAATATACTTGTTAATCAGGAGATATTTGGAAATGAGAGGTGATTCACCCCAATTAGGTGGATTAGGCCAATTGGTGGTGTTTGAATTGTTGAGAAAAATACTTATAAATAATAGAAAGATTCTTAAAGACATTTAAATAAAATAACACACACCGAACAAAGAAGAACGTAAGGATGAAAAATATTGCGACACAATAGCTTACATAACTTTTTAGCTTATTTAAATGTATTACTTTAAGGAAATAAAATCATATAAATAAAAGATAAAATTATTTCATAGAATATCATGTTAAATTAAAATATACCAAGAGCTGGCCCTAGGGCCTCCAAATTTACGGAACCTGAATTTATAAGAAACAGGTAAAAGAAAATGTATACGACATTTGCTGAtgtaatattttttattttaattattataaaaacattaataaatttaattgattaattattaatatttattagaaaacattatttttaatttaGACCCTTTTAAAATTAGAACAAGGTCTTCCAATTGATTGGCTGACTTAAATACAACTTAATTCTATTTGTTTATTAATTAACTTTTATACGTCTATTGTTCTACTATAAGTTTTTATTTATACTTAACTCTTATACCTAGCTTTGCATTCTTTATTTAAAAGGGActaattttttccttttttaaattttattaattaatttattattttacAATTTCGAGAACAATTTGTAACTTTGAAAAAATTTATTACACAATACTTAGCTGATAAGATATATCATTGTAAAGAAAAAAAGTGCATTTAATTAACTCAAGACGCGATTAGAACGCGTCCTTGTAGTTTTGTGATAACTTACCATTTTGTTGCCATCAAGTTTTgtaatttgaaaaaaaaaagtattttccaaaaaatacactttttcatttttaaaatgaaaaagaaattgTATTTTCTTCCAAGTTAAGTATTCTAAGCTAAAATATTACAAAAGGAAGAATATTTTGGACTCTAGCTAGTTAATTAAGTAGTAAATGACACTTTAACATAAACCTTCCCAAGTTGTGCCtaaattttattttgttttattacAAATTCCTTtattatataaaataaaaaattgcaTGTTTTCTTTCTCCTATAAATATATATCCACCATCAAATTCATGACACACAACGTTTGCATCAAAGCTTGAAGATTCTGAATTTCAATTCCCAAATTCATCAAAGAAAATTTTCAGAGGAGTTAAAAACATTCacataaatcaaaacaatggcTTCTTGGTCTGCAGAAAACGCCATCAAAGCCTATCTCAGCACTTTGAAAATGGTGAGTGGTATTCATCTATAATTTCTTGCTAGTATTCTTCAATTAATAAATTTTCTAGTTAATTTTTTTCTGATCTGATTTTTGGTTATTTTTTAATAGGATCAAAAGGCTATGGAACCATCTGTTGCTGAATTTATATCAGCATTAGCAGCTGGAAACAATGCACAGTTAATGGTTGTTGCTTGTGCTGCTGCAGCTGATTCAACTACACTTGCACTAATTGCTGCTGCTAATCAAACTAATGGAAATGTAATATGCATTGTACCTAACAATGAAGATCTAATAGCATCCAAGAATTTCCTAGGATTAGCTGCTAATCAAGTGAAGTTCATGATTGGAAAAGAAGCACAAGAAATAGATGTATTAAACAATGCTGATTTTGTGGTAATTGATTGTAATCTTGTGAACCATGAAGAGATTGTGAAATTAGTACAAATTGGTGATGGTTATAAGCAAAATGGTATAGTTGTTGTTGGTTACAATGCTTTTGGTTGTAAAGCGTCATGGAGATCATGTGGATCCAAAACTCAATTGCTTCCTATTGGAGAAGGGTTGTTGGTGACAAGATTTGGAGAAAACACTTGTATTAGTCATAAATATGGATCTGGAATGAGGAAGAGTGTTCGAAGTCGGTGGATTGTGAAGGTTGATAAATGTACAGGTGAAGAACATGTTTATAGAGTCAGACCATCACAAGGAGTGATTTAGACATTTAGTTATATGATGAATTTCGATGTGAAAGGAATCTGAAATTTCCATTGTCACAAGATTGTGACTATTGGATAAAAATATGACGACTCGTGCTTCGGCTTTGATGATTCAAATCGAGCGTTCAAAATCCAGTTTTAGAACAGAAGTGTGGTTCAATCTTGGGTTGAGACTTGGGATCGATAATCGCGTTATTGCAGAGAAAACATATCTTTCAAGTTGCAGCCACTACAAGAAAATCTTGCAGCGATATTCTTTTAGTGAACTAGTGCTCCATTTTATTTTTTGGGA from Lathyrus oleraceus cultivar Zhongwan6 chromosome 1, CAAS_Psat_ZW6_1.0, whole genome shotgun sequence includes:
- the LOC127131070 gene encoding uncharacterized protein LOC127131070 produces the protein MASWSAENAIKAYLSTLKMDQKAMEPSVAEFISALAAGNNAQLMVVACAAAADSTTLALIAAANQTNGNVICIVPNNEDLIASKNFLGLAANQVKFMIGKEAQEIDVLNNADFVVIDCNLVNHEEIVKLVQIGDGYKQNGIVVVGYNAFGCKASWRSCGSKTQLLPIGEGLLVTRFGENTCISHKYGSGMRKSVRSRWIVKVDKCTGEEHVYRVRPSQGVI